A part of Desulfomonile tiedjei DSM 6799 genomic DNA contains:
- a CDS encoding RecB family exonuclease, which yields MKTAQDHDHLSYSQINCFLTCSLRYKFQYVDKIPPAFTAVSLAFGVAIHEAAAAYYQTRLEGDELKPDQLWDVYRDCWQRAEKIKFFNGDSEKSLMDKAKNMLTVFHESRDPSITVLGVEEYFQLPLGGLPPFEGYIDLIEQAPDGTITLVDLKTAAKKLSDSNAQSSMQLTAYALGAETLGFDPAINMRLDVVTKTKSPEMLRYETTRTDEERNRFVKLVYGVWNAIEREAFFPREDWHCAQCPWTQNCREW from the coding sequence ATGAAGACCGCACAAGACCACGATCACTTGTCGTATTCGCAGATCAACTGCTTCTTGACCTGCTCGCTGCGGTACAAGTTCCAATACGTGGACAAGATCCCGCCTGCATTCACCGCGGTGTCTCTGGCCTTCGGTGTAGCGATCCACGAAGCGGCAGCGGCGTACTACCAGACCCGACTGGAAGGTGACGAGCTGAAACCCGACCAGCTATGGGACGTATACCGAGACTGCTGGCAGCGGGCCGAGAAGATCAAGTTCTTCAACGGAGACAGCGAGAAGTCCCTCATGGACAAGGCCAAAAACATGCTCACGGTGTTCCATGAAAGCCGTGATCCGTCCATCACGGTGCTGGGCGTGGAGGAGTATTTCCAGTTGCCGCTCGGTGGGCTGCCACCCTTCGAGGGCTACATTGACCTGATTGAGCAGGCCCCCGACGGTACCATCACGCTCGTTGACTTGAAGACCGCAGCTAAGAAGCTCTCGGACAGCAATGCTCAAAGCAGTATGCAGCTCACGGCTTACGCTCTCGGAGCCGAGACGTTGGGCTTCGATCCCGCCATCAACATGAGGCTCGACGTGGTAACGAAAACCAAAAGCCCCGAGATGCTGCGGTACGAGACGACACGCACCGATGAAGAGCGCAACCGGTTCGTGAAGCTGGTCTACGGCGTCTGGAACGCCATAGAGCGGGAAGCCTTCTTCCCGAGGGAAGATTGGCACTGTGCTCAATGTCCTTGGACTCAAAACTGTCGGGAATGGTGA
- the rnhA gene encoding ribonuclease HI: MDHIVVEIFTDGACSGNPGPGGWAAIIRKNGTEEELTGGEPATTNQRMELMPAIVALSSLNSPSKVRLYSDSQYLIKGMNEWIEGWKSRGWRKSNNKPVENPDLWKRLDAIAARHQVEWIKVKGHDNHPENERVDRLAVQAIERFRN, translated from the coding sequence TTGGATCACATAGTGGTGGAAATCTTCACCGATGGAGCCTGCAGCGGCAATCCAGGACCGGGTGGCTGGGCTGCAATCATCAGAAAAAACGGTACAGAAGAAGAGTTGACTGGCGGTGAGCCCGCAACAACCAATCAGCGCATGGAACTCATGCCCGCAATAGTCGCATTGTCATCGCTGAACAGCCCCTCCAAAGTGCGACTCTATTCGGACTCACAGTACCTCATCAAGGGAATGAATGAGTGGATAGAGGGATGGAAGAGTCGTGGATGGAGAAAGTCCAACAACAAGCCTGTGGAGAATCCAGACTTATGGAAGCGCCTAGATGCCATCGCTGCCCGGCATCAGGTTGAATGGATTAAAGTCAAAGGCCACGACAATCATCCCGAGAATGAACGGGTGGATCGGCTGGCTGTACAGGCCATCGAGCGATTTCGGAATTGA
- a CDS encoding nucleotidyl transferase AbiEii/AbiGii toxin family protein translates to MKFSREFLLTESESTGFRPEILEKVFHLIGLLNGFNSHPFLKERLALKGGTALNLFLFDLPRLSVDIDLNYVGSPNRETMLSERPKIEEAVIAVSGREGLSVRRSTEEHAAITFFLRYESVLGQGGDLKVDLNFMFRVPLWPLVKMDSRRIGPYGVESVPILDIHELAGGKLAALLARRASRDLFDVHALLTGSGLDPHRLRLAFVVYGAINRKDWRSVQVSDVDFTERELKKELMPLLRKEAQELEYVTQWAERLVEETRKALESLLPFTEEEREFLDRLLDHGEIMPALLTGDGELAKRLGEHPGLQWKALNVRQFKGR, encoded by the coding sequence TTGAAATTTTCTAGAGAATTCCTCCTTACCGAGTCAGAGTCCACAGGCTTCCGTCCAGAGATTCTGGAGAAAGTCTTTCACCTCATCGGTCTGCTGAATGGCTTTAACAGTCATCCTTTCCTCAAAGAGCGGCTGGCACTCAAGGGCGGGACGGCTCTGAACCTGTTTCTTTTTGATCTTCCCCGACTTTCCGTGGACATTGATCTCAACTACGTCGGGTCTCCTAATCGGGAAACGATGCTGTCCGAGCGTCCCAAGATAGAGGAAGCGGTGATAGCGGTCTCCGGCAGAGAAGGATTGAGTGTTCGTCGTTCAACAGAAGAACATGCAGCCATCACCTTTTTTCTTCGCTATGAGAGCGTTCTCGGTCAGGGCGGTGATCTGAAGGTTGACCTGAATTTCATGTTTAGGGTTCCCCTTTGGCCCTTGGTCAAGATGGACTCACGGCGGATCGGTCCCTATGGGGTAGAAAGTGTTCCTATCCTGGACATTCACGAACTTGCCGGAGGAAAACTGGCAGCACTGCTCGCGAGGAGAGCCAGTCGGGACTTGTTCGATGTCCATGCACTGCTGACGGGGAGTGGTCTTGATCCACACCGTCTGCGCTTGGCCTTCGTGGTCTACGGAGCCATAAACCGGAAGGATTGGAGATCCGTCCAGGTGTCCGATGTGGATTTCACCGAGAGGGAGCTGAAGAAAGAATTAATGCCTCTATTGAGAAAAGAGGCTCAGGAATTGGAGTATGTCACCCAATGGGCCGAACGTCTCGTGGAAGAGACGAGGAAGGCTCTGGAATCATTGCTTCCCTTTACCGAGGAGGAGAGAGAATTTCTTGACAGGCTCTTGGATCACGGGGAAATCATGCCAGCTTTGCTTACGGGCGACGGAGAACTCGCAAAACGCCTCGGTGAGCATCCAGGCCTACAATGGAAGGCCCTCAACGTGAGGCAGTTCAAAGGAAGATAA
- a CDS encoding type IV toxin-antitoxin system AbiEi family antitoxin domain-containing protein: MKLLDFFAKHPVFTYEEFAAFLDAEGSRSVKTRDSLLAHHTKTGRILRVRRGLYASVPFGASPDTFPVDTFLLAGKMAEDAVLAYHTALEFFGKAQSVQERFLFLTGKAIRPVNFRGFEFRGVRFPKTLVRQRQEFFAVDAAERGGLPIRVTSLERTLVDILDRPDLGGGWEEIWRSLESVEFFDMDNVLDYTLLLDNASVAAKVGLYLEQHQKDLMVDDAHLDRLRQCIPKQPTYMARNSKGRLVKEWNLVVPSQVLDRSWEEIS; this comes from the coding sequence ATGAAGCTTTTGGACTTCTTCGCTAAACATCCGGTATTCACCTATGAGGAATTCGCGGCCTTCCTTGACGCCGAAGGTTCTCGAAGCGTAAAGACCCGCGACTCGCTCCTTGCCCACCATACGAAGACCGGGCGCATACTCCGGGTCAGACGAGGGTTATATGCTTCGGTTCCTTTTGGAGCCTCTCCTGATACCTTTCCCGTGGATACGTTTCTCCTGGCTGGAAAGATGGCTGAAGATGCTGTGCTGGCGTATCACACAGCCCTTGAGTTTTTCGGAAAGGCTCAGTCAGTCCAAGAAAGGTTTCTCTTCCTCACCGGGAAGGCAATCCGACCAGTGAACTTCCGTGGATTTGAGTTTCGAGGAGTACGCTTCCCAAAGACACTCGTGAGACAGCGACAGGAATTCTTCGCAGTGGATGCTGCTGAAAGAGGAGGGCTTCCGATCAGAGTCACGAGCCTGGAACGAACCCTCGTGGACATTCTTGATCGTCCAGATCTCGGAGGAGGATGGGAAGAAATCTGGAGGTCGCTGGAGTCCGTGGAATTCTTCGACATGGATAACGTCCTGGATTATACACTCCTTTTGGACAACGCCTCCGTAGCAGCAAAGGTAGGGTTATACCTGGAACAGCACCAGAAGGATCTAATGGTAGACGACGCTCATTTAGACCGTCTCCGGCAATGTATTCCAAAACAGCCGACGTATATGGCCCGGAATTCTAAAGGGCGTCTCGTAAAAGAGTGGAACCTGGTGGTTCCCTCACAAGTTCTTGACCGGTCGTGGGAGGAGATCTCTTGA
- a CDS encoding ParA family protein: MAHIIAFANQKGGVGKTASVISLAHALAMREKKVLVIDLDPQGNSSRILGKLLPSEQPRTVIDLFTKKTAIVSNTCVDSQIKGVKLVPSYLKLFEIERSMKEIERLSTLRAKVDRAALEEFDFVLVDTPPNLGTFLLNALIIADYVIIPIDAESIFAVEGLDGLLETISDVKSTLNPKLKLLKVLLTMVDGRTNTSRIIREQVTRAFDEEQVFRTTITKNTSVNKAHLQGVTVFQDDRKALAAKDYMKVAEELLECLNSSNNS, translated from the coding sequence ATGGCGCATATCATCGCTTTTGCCAACCAGAAAGGGGGAGTTGGCAAAACTGCATCGGTAATATCTCTCGCACATGCACTGGCTATGCGTGAGAAGAAGGTGCTGGTCATAGACCTGGACCCTCAGGGCAATTCGTCACGAATTCTAGGCAAACTCCTGCCGTCAGAACAACCCCGAACCGTCATTGATTTGTTCACCAAAAAGACTGCCATTGTTTCCAACACCTGCGTTGACAGTCAGATAAAGGGCGTCAAACTGGTGCCTTCGTATCTCAAACTTTTTGAAATTGAACGATCCATGAAGGAAATTGAGCGGCTCTCGACCTTACGGGCGAAGGTGGATAGGGCAGCCTTGGAGGAGTTCGATTTCGTGTTAGTGGATACGCCGCCGAACCTTGGAACGTTTCTTCTGAACGCGCTCATAATAGCGGATTATGTCATCATTCCTATTGATGCAGAATCCATCTTTGCTGTGGAAGGTCTTGATGGCCTCTTGGAAACCATTTCGGATGTTAAATCAACCCTGAATCCGAAACTGAAGCTCCTGAAGGTTTTACTAACGATGGTTGATGGACGGACAAATACGAGCCGTATTATCCGGGAGCAGGTGACACGAGCATTTGATGAAGAGCAGGTGTTCAGGACAACGATAACCAAGAATACTTCTGTAAATAAGGCACATCTCCAGGGAGTCACAGTTTTTCAGGATGATCGGAAAGCTCTGGCTGCAAAGGATTACATGAAAGTCGCTGAGGAGCTGCTGGAATGTCTCAATTCCTCCAACAACTCCTGA
- a CDS encoding helix-turn-helix domain-containing protein gives MSRISQCISSPIDSSIPFSILDLKAQAVRLPVSKGAQILLSELLTWSGERGYCWWSKEAIAKDLKWSSSSVWRRTAELQEAGFLASIPRPGRSNYWVPLPGPAKMARLENELTPVADSRYPLEKKIEKTQKRCTVHQPSTGTEQLPPSPLPANDNASKISELESRITKLEQTLPTPRSKAPIPENVVHSSNPQRSSSSAPLKPNLSPEDRLLLQDIEETCHDFHSRGCFINIIREYPEETIRAALSVTRETLATVSGTNGGAYFLATLRGMAAVCAAEDSPQPKTHPSHWSESEVIRPVAPCVQPRERTPATGMSGQAATSPPLPEPEQPDPAALIKGWRLLYEPGNVQRMLSGIKRCFSQCDVHKIWENLKGEMIHLTEEGLVSEFLDLMAMKVCYGTPT, from the coding sequence ATGTCTCGGATCTCCCAGTGTATAAGTTCGCCTATCGATTCGTCAATCCCTTTTTCTATCCTTGACCTCAAGGCCCAAGCCGTAAGGCTCCCCGTATCCAAGGGTGCGCAGATCCTCCTCTCAGAACTCCTCACATGGTCGGGAGAGCGTGGATACTGCTGGTGGAGCAAAGAAGCTATTGCCAAAGACCTGAAGTGGTCTTCGTCGTCCGTGTGGCGCAGGACGGCCGAGCTTCAAGAGGCGGGGTTCCTGGCATCCATTCCCCGGCCCGGCAGATCAAACTACTGGGTCCCCCTTCCCGGTCCGGCAAAGATGGCCCGCCTCGAAAATGAGCTGACACCCGTCGCGGATTCGCGGTATCCTTTAGAAAAGAAAATTGAAAAAACTCAAAAACGTTGTACCGTTCACCAACCCAGTACGGGTACAGAACAACTCCCTCCCTCCCCCCTTCCAGCGAACGACAACGCGTCAAAGATTTCTGAGCTGGAATCACGGATCACCAAACTCGAACAAACACTTCCAACTCCAAGGTCCAAAGCCCCGATCCCCGAAAACGTCGTCCATTCCTCGAATCCACAGCGATCATCGTCTTCCGCTCCTCTGAAGCCGAACCTTTCCCCCGAAGACCGTCTGCTCCTTCAGGACATCGAAGAAACCTGCCACGACTTCCATTCCAGAGGCTGTTTCATAAACATCATCCGAGAATACCCCGAAGAAACGATACGAGCTGCTCTCTCCGTTACCCGAGAGACACTGGCCACCGTATCCGGCACAAACGGCGGGGCTTACTTCCTGGCGACCCTTCGAGGCATGGCGGCGGTATGTGCGGCAGAAGACTCTCCCCAACCAAAGACTCATCCATCGCATTGGAGTGAAAGCGAGGTCATCCGTCCCGTCGCCCCCTGTGTTCAGCCGAGGGAGCGGACTCCAGCAACCGGAATGTCAGGCCAGGCTGCTACATCGCCTCCTCTGCCTGAGCCTGAACAACCCGATCCGGCAGCTCTCATCAAAGGGTGGCGTCTCCTGTACGAACCCGGCAATGTGCAGCGAATGCTCAGCGGGATAAAGAGATGCTTTTCCCAGTGCGACGTTCACAAGATATGGGAAAATCTTAAAGGCGAGATGATCCATTTGACCGAGGAAGGGCTGGTATCAGAATTCCTTGACCTCATGGCAATGAAGGTCTGTTACGGGACGCCAACGTAG
- a CDS encoding BREX system ATP-binding domain-containing protein, which produces MNPKELAQHVITSLRKGMPPRWGYQLFTVGHEKLIKGFKKHHMSQIANQGLILFINGSNGSGKTHLFRLLTEIAMEGNCLVSNVQLHARETPFSKFEKVFSAIVRNIQTPSMYEDVASPEAEPFARVLDEALFLQVTGAKEAVNEITNEQYHTVYQALMEDRRIDFDFRKIVAKYWETYVPNRPISHPTVREEVRGEALQWFSGEGTQQTFRTRFDVNKMITGETARPMLQSLAGFVGLAGYRGLMILFDEAAQAYQFMQPTERVHAYNNLFQLVNEIEKLPGLFLVYAATPDFYTNTKYGIVINSGLATRIGKLRDNKAPRAMDPVWNLDAKTYIGLDDYKQAAANIREVYKQAYEDEEDDLESRLPSQEKIGAYVEDLAKQHGDTAIPRFWRVLMRSLIPYFEDCLEGEIRSAEEVYEDVMDLLSREE; this is translated from the coding sequence ATGAACCCGAAAGAATTGGCCCAACACGTAATCACCTCTTTGCGCAAAGGCATGCCCCCCCGATGGGGCTATCAGCTCTTTACGGTGGGACATGAGAAACTCATCAAGGGATTCAAAAAGCACCATATGAGCCAGATCGCCAACCAGGGGCTCATCCTATTCATCAACGGGTCCAACGGCTCGGGTAAGACGCATCTCTTCCGGCTCCTGACAGAGATCGCCATGGAAGGGAACTGCCTCGTATCCAACGTCCAGTTGCACGCCAGGGAGACCCCCTTCAGCAAGTTCGAGAAAGTCTTTTCCGCCATCGTCAGAAATATCCAAACTCCTTCCATGTATGAGGACGTGGCATCTCCCGAAGCGGAGCCGTTCGCCAGAGTGCTCGATGAGGCGTTGTTTCTTCAGGTAACCGGAGCTAAGGAAGCCGTCAATGAGATCACAAACGAGCAGTATCACACAGTGTATCAGGCCCTCATGGAGGATCGCCGCATTGATTTCGACTTCAGAAAGATCGTGGCAAAATACTGGGAGACCTACGTGCCAAACCGCCCTATTTCTCATCCTACGGTTCGAGAGGAGGTCCGCGGAGAAGCTCTGCAGTGGTTCAGCGGAGAGGGGACTCAGCAGACGTTTAGGACGAGATTCGACGTGAACAAGATGATTACCGGCGAGACAGCGAGGCCCATGCTGCAATCCTTAGCGGGTTTCGTCGGGCTTGCCGGATACCGTGGGTTGATGATTCTTTTCGATGAGGCTGCCCAGGCCTATCAGTTCATGCAACCCACCGAGCGTGTCCATGCGTACAACAATCTCTTTCAACTGGTGAACGAAATTGAAAAGCTGCCCGGTCTATTCCTTGTGTATGCAGCGACGCCGGATTTTTACACCAATACGAAATACGGAATAGTGATCAATTCAGGGCTGGCGACCAGAATCGGGAAACTTCGGGACAACAAGGCCCCTCGTGCCATGGACCCGGTGTGGAATCTCGACGCAAAAACCTACATCGGCTTGGATGATTACAAGCAGGCGGCGGCAAATATACGGGAAGTCTACAAACAGGCTTACGAAGATGAGGAAGATGATCTGGAGTCACGGTTGCCTTCTCAAGAAAAAATCGGGGCGTATGTCGAGGATCTTGCCAAACAGCACGGAGATACGGCGATTCCTCGTTTTTGGAGAGTATTGATGCGGTCTCTTATCCCGTATTTCGAGGACTGCCTGGAAGGAGAGATTCGATCAGCCGAAGAGGTGTACGAGGACGTGATGGACCTCTTGAGCAGGGAGGAATAG